The window CCAAATCCTGACGAACTCCGAATGCCGGCATATAGTAACGGCAGTGAGGGCATGGGTGCTAAGGTCCGTGTCCGAGAGGGAAAGAACCCAGACCTACCGCTAAGGTCCCAAAATTTACACTAAGTTGAACAAAGGTGGTCCAGCTGCAGAGACAGCCAGGAGGTTAGCTTGGAAGCAGCTATTCCTTTAAAGAGTGCGTAACAGCTCACTGGTCGAGCGGCAGGGCGTCGATAATAATCGGGCATCAAGTGTAATACCGAAGCGTAGGATTGTATGATAAGTACAGTGGTAGGGGAGCATTCCAATTACCGGTGAATGTGCATGGCGATGTGCACTGGAGGATTTGGAAAAGCAAATGTAGGCATAAGTAACGATAATGCGGGCGAGAAACCCGCACACCGATAGACCAAGGTTTCCTGATCAACGCTAATCGGATCAGGGTCAGTCGGGACCTAAGGCGCAGCCGAGAGGCGTAGTCGATGGCAAATGGATTAATATTTCCATACTTGATATACAGGTGATGGAGTGACGGAGTGATGAAAGACACGCCCGGTGACGGAATACCGGGTTAAAGCTTGTAGGTATTGGAGCCATAGTTAAATGCGTGGTTTTAGCCGAAGGTGATAGTACCGAGCGTCTACGGACAATCGGATAGTTGTCCTAAGTGCTTCCAAGAAAAACTTCTAGCGTTAAGCGTATATCGACCCGTACCGCAAACCGACACAGGTGGTCAAGGAGAGAATCCTGAGGTGCTCGAGTGAATCATGGCTAAGGAACTCGGCAAAATGGCCCTGTAACTTCGGGAGAAGGGGCGCCTACCCGCAGCAATGTGGGAGGCCGCAGTGAAAAGGCCCAGGCGACTGTTTAGCAAAAACACATGGCTTTGCGAAGTGGCAACACGAAGTATAAGGCCTGACACCTGCCCGGTGCCGGAAGGTTAAGAGGGGGACTTAGCGCAAGCGAAGGTCTGAATTGAAGCCCCGGTAAACGGCGGCCGTAACTATAACGGTCCTAAGGTAGCGAAATTCCTTGTCGGGTAAGTTCCGACCTGCACGAATGGTGTAACGATCTGGGCACTGTCTCAGCCATGAGCTCGGTGAAATTGTAGTCGCGGTGAAGATGCCGCGTACCCGCAACGGGACGGAAAGACCCCATGAACCTTTACTGCAGCTTAGTATTGGTATTGGGTAAACGATGTGTAGGATAGGTGGGAGACTGTGAATTGGCGTCGCTAGGCGTTGAGGAGTCGCCGTTGAAATACCACCCTTTGTTTGCTTGGTATCTAATCCCAAAACTGGGAGACATTGCTTGGTGGGTAGTTTGACTGGGGTGGTCGCCTCCAAAAGGATAACGGAGGCTTCCAAAGGTTCCCTCAGTACGCTTGGTAACCGTACGTGGAGTGCAATAGCATAAGGGAGCTTGACTGTAAGGCCGACAAGCCGAGCAGGGTGGAAACACGGGTATAGTGATCCGGCGGTACCGTATGGAAGGGCCGTCGCTCAAAGGATAAAAGGTACTCTGGGGATAACAGGCTGATCTCCCCCAAGAGCTCATATCGACGGGGAGGTTTGGCACCTCGATGTCGGCTCGTCACATCCTGGGGCTGGAGAAGGTCCCAAGGGTTGGGCTGTTCGCCCATTAAAGTGGCACGCGAGCTGGGTTCAGAACGTCGTGAGACAGTTCGGTCCCTATCTGTTGCGGGCGTGGGAAGTTTGAGGAGACCTGACCTTAGTACGAGAGGACCGGGTTGGACTGACCGCTGGTGTACCGGTTGTGATGCCAATTGCATTGCCGGGTAGCTACGTCGGGAAGAGATAAGCGCTGAAAGCATCTAAGTGCGAAACTCCCTCCAAGATGAGACTTCCAAACAGGGCCGTCAGAGACGATGACGTTGATAGGCAGCAGGTGTAAAGTCAGAGATGACATAGCTGAGCTGTACTAATTGCCCGAAAACTTACCATTGGTCTAAGCACTCAATTTTCTGCACACTTGTTATGAATTAAGATTCAAGAAGTGAGACACAAGATTAAAGACTTGATGTTGGACACTTGATACTTGATAAGAACTTAAAAATATTGATCTCGAGAGAGAGCCTGTTGAATTTAATGGTATATCCATGTAAAGGAAACAGTAAGATTTAGGCGGCCTAGCGCAGGGGTCCCACCTCTTCCCATCCCGAACAGAGAAGTTAAGCCCTGCAGCGCCGATGGTACTGGGGTTACACCCGGGAGAGTAGGTCGCCGCCACATTATTCAGACCCTTTGGTTAAGTCCAAAGGGTCTTTTTGCGTTTAATACCTTTTGTAATAAATGACAATAGAAGCAAGATACAAGACACAAGACTCAAGTCAATCTATAAAAAGCTTGGTTTATCTTTTTAAAAAAAATAAACTTTTTTCAATTAGCTATACTCGATTTCCTAATATTAATAATTCATTAAATTTCAATTTTATTTTTAGGGAATATTATTGCAGTTTTGCACAAACAATTTTCTTCATGGCAATTTTATTGAAATCTCTCCAATTAATAGACTCTGAAAAAATTCATCCAGCTCAAGATTATCTTATCAAGGATGGTGAAGTTATTTCGGTTGATTATAGAAAAATTGATTTTGAAATTGAATCTATTGATTGTAAAGGCTTGTTTGGATCGAAAGGTTGGATTGACTTGAGGTGTATGATGGGAGAACCTGGACTAGAATATAAAGAGACTATAGAGAGTTTAGGTGAGGTCTTGGCATCTAGTGGATTCACAAAGGCTGTAATTATGCCTAATACTTTACCCACTCTACAATCCAAAAATGAAATTCGATATGTAAAAGCCAAATCTTCAACTCTTTTTACGGAATTAATAATACAAGCAGCTGCAACAAGAGATAGTAAAGGTGAAGATTTTACAGAGATTCTGGATATAAATAATGAGGGTGTGTTTGTGTTTGGTGATGGTGTTAGTCCTTTGTCCAATCCAGATAGATTGATGAAAATTTTACACTACCTCCAAAAATTTGATGGGGTCTTATTTGATCATTCCTATGATCCTTTGCTTGCGATGTTTGGTCAGATGCATGAAGGGTATGTTTCTACACGTGTCGGTATGAAAGGAATTCCTAATATTTCGGAAGATATAGCGATTCAAAGAAATATTGAGATCTTAAGATATACAGGTGGTAAATTGCATATTCAAACTATCAGTTCGTCTAAATCTGTCGAACTAATTCGAATCGCTAAAAAGGAAGGTTTAAACATTACCGCTGATGTATCAATCTATCAGCTAATTTTCTCTGATTCGGACCTTGATAGTTTTGATTCAAATCTCAAAGTGATGCCTCCTTTTAGAAGTACTGCTGATAGAAAAGCCTTGGTGGACGGACTTATCGATGGCACAATTGATGCGATTGTATCAAATCATCAACCACAGGATTTTGATTCTAAGCACATGGAGTTTGACTTAGCCTCATTTGGAATGATAGGGTTGCAAACTTTTCTTCCAGCAATGGTGAAATTAGCTGATGAATTAACATGGCCATTATTAATCAAGAAAATAACTCAAGGACCAGCTTTTGTATTGAAATTGAAGAATTCAAAGGGGATGGGTTTAACAATTTTTGATCCAAAGGAAAAGTGGGTTTTTGATCAACAAAGTAATTTGTCGCTTTCAAGAAATACTCCTTGGTTTGGCAAAGAACTTATGGGAAAAGTCAAATATTCTTTTAACGGCTCACAATTCAAGCGATTTTAAATGAACAGAAAACTTCTTGCATCTTACAAATTTGGATTAATTGGCGGAGTATTTTGTGTCGCGGCATTTGTGGTTTTTAAATTGCTCGGTATGGATCCAACCAAACTGAGTATGTTATTTGGGTATTTTTTGATTCCTTTTTTCTTATTCATTGGAATTAAATTCTATAGGAATCAAGGTAATCATGGGCTTTTAAGTTTTTCAGATGGGATGTCTGTTGGGTTTTTGATTTATTCAATAATTGGTTTGGTATCAGGGCTTGGTATATGGATTGTTTTAATGTTATCTCCGTCTCTTTACGCTGAGATTAAAATGCAAAAGATAGAAATTCTCAATAAAAACAAGGATCTAATTGTCGAACAAGTAGGCCTAAAATCATTTGAAACTACGAGCGAAAGTTTATTGAATATGACAACGCTTGATATTGCTACAAATGATTTTATTTGGAAAATTATCCCAGGTCTGTTTTTTACAATTATTATTTCTATAATTTTAAGACGAAATTTTAAATAACCACAGACATGGAAGAAAAACTTACTTTAGGAGACTCTGTTAAAAAATGGGGTGTAATTTATGGACTTATTGGATTGATTGTAGCTTTATTGTCAGCTATTTTTGATTTCCAATCTATGGGTGTAGCTGGATCAATTATATCTAGCTTATTAAATATTGGGATTGCCTTTGCTATCTATTTTCTATCTACCAAAGAATATAGAGAATCAAATGACGGGATATTATCCTTTGGTCAAGGCTTTAAGATTGTAGCGTTGGTTGGTCTATTAGGAGGCGCAATTAGAGCTGTTGGGTTTTATGTGTACATTAAATTCATCGATTCCACATTTATGGATAGAGTTTTGGAAGCACAAATTCAGGCTCAAGAAAATATGGGAGCATCTTATGACCCAGACGCTGTACCAGAATTCATGAAATTTTTCCAGACAACAGAGTTTATGGGAATAGCTTCATTTATTGGAGCCGTATTTGGATTTTTGATTCTTGGACTTATTGCAGTGGCAATTAACAAAAGAACAGAAGATTACTAAGAGATAAAATGATTCAGATTTCCGTGATAGTACCTGTTTTTAATGAACAGGATTCTTTGCCAGAATTGAATAATTGGATTAGCCGGGTCATGCATGACCACGGCTTTTCTTATGAAATCATCTATATTAATGATGGTAGTACAGATGATTCATGGAATGTGATTTGTGAACTCTCATTGGTAGATAAATGTATAAAAGCTGTCAATTTTACCCGGAATTATGGTAAATCAGCAGCTTTGGATATGGGGTTTAGCAAGTCTAGTGGTGAAGTAGTCATTACTATGGATGCAGATTTGCAAGATAGTCCTGATGAAATACCTGGTTTGTATGAAATGATTACTAAAGAAAACTTTGATATTGTTTCTGGATGGAAGAAAAAGCGATATGATCCCATTTCCAAAACTATACCATCTAAATTTTTTAATGGAGTGACAAGGTGGATCTCAGGAATTAAGCTTCATGATTTCAATTGTGGGCTGAAAGCTTATAATAAAAGAGTTATTAAAAATATTCATATCTATGGTGAAATGCATAGATATATTCCTTTGATTGCAAAATGGAATGGTTTTGCTAAAATTGGTGAAAAGGTAGTAGAACATAGAGCAAGGAAATATGGAGAAACTAAATTTGGAATTGAAAGATTCTTAAATGGCTTTTTAGATTTGATATCTGTTTCGTTTGTTAATAGGTATAAAAAGAAACCAATGCATTTTTTCGGTTTGCTAGGAACAATTTCTTTTTCTTCAGGATTTTTAATTACTGTTTGGCTGATTTTCCAAAAAGTATATGGCTTGTATATGGGTAGTAAAGTCAGAGAAATAACTGAGCAACCC is drawn from Belliella baltica DSM 15883 and contains these coding sequences:
- a CDS encoding dihydroorotase, whose translation is MAILLKSLQLIDSEKIHPAQDYLIKDGEVISVDYRKIDFEIESIDCKGLFGSKGWIDLRCMMGEPGLEYKETIESLGEVLASSGFTKAVIMPNTLPTLQSKNEIRYVKAKSSTLFTELIIQAAATRDSKGEDFTEILDINNEGVFVFGDGVSPLSNPDRLMKILHYLQKFDGVLFDHSYDPLLAMFGQMHEGYVSTRVGMKGIPNISEDIAIQRNIEILRYTGGKLHIQTISSSKSVELIRIAKKEGLNITADVSIYQLIFSDSDLDSFDSNLKVMPPFRSTADRKALVDGLIDGTIDAIVSNHQPQDFDSKHMEFDLASFGMIGLQTFLPAMVKLADELTWPLLIKKITQGPAFVLKLKNSKGMGLTIFDPKEKWVFDQQSNLSLSRNTPWFGKELMGKVKYSFNGSQFKRF
- a CDS encoding glycosyltransferase family 2 protein, with protein sequence MIQISVIVPVFNEQDSLPELNNWISRVMHDHGFSYEIIYINDGSTDDSWNVICELSLVDKCIKAVNFTRNYGKSAALDMGFSKSSGEVVITMDADLQDSPDEIPGLYEMITKENFDIVSGWKKKRYDPISKTIPSKFFNGVTRWISGIKLHDFNCGLKAYNKRVIKNIHIYGEMHRYIPLIAKWNGFAKIGEKVVEHRARKYGETKFGIERFLNGFLDLISVSFVNRYKKKPMHFFGLLGTISFSSGFLITVWLIFQKVYGLYMGSKVREITEQPLFFLALVALIVGVQLFLTGFMAEMMTSNSSRKADYNISEQINLED
- a CDS encoding DUF4199 domain-containing protein, giving the protein MEEKLTLGDSVKKWGVIYGLIGLIVALLSAIFDFQSMGVAGSIISSLLNIGIAFAIYFLSTKEYRESNDGILSFGQGFKIVALVGLLGGAIRAVGFYVYIKFIDSTFMDRVLEAQIQAQENMGASYDPDAVPEFMKFFQTTEFMGIASFIGAVFGFLILGLIAVAINKRTEDY
- a CDS encoding DUF4199 domain-containing protein; the encoded protein is MNRKLLASYKFGLIGGVFCVAAFVVFKLLGMDPTKLSMLFGYFLIPFFLFIGIKFYRNQGNHGLLSFSDGMSVGFLIYSIIGLVSGLGIWIVLMLSPSLYAEIKMQKIEILNKNKDLIVEQVGLKSFETTSESLLNMTTLDIATNDFIWKIIPGLFFTIIISIILRRNFK